The Ornithodoros turicata isolate Travis chromosome 7, ASM3712646v1, whole genome shotgun sequence genome includes a region encoding these proteins:
- the LOC135399916 gene encoding uncharacterized protein LOC135399916, with amino-acid sequence MISFSEMICTRGRTLRELREEGVGSNVYLQREEEPLSGTVTAPRYDDDVRNSLWVRESCYPGMGRHYFWNISDSMDCTRFFPVYVTFFRGEIVSFGFLHSANLPASGRFERVIKENIGTYLHNPPKCLQKEISAPGARFSSLHVYFISKPWEVTCSSD; translated from the exons ATGATTTCTTTTTCAGAAATGATCTGCACTCGCGGACGTACCCTTCGTGAGCTTCGTGAGGAAGGTGTTGGTTCCAACGTTTACTTACAACGTGAAGAGGAACCTCTGAGCGGAACCGTCACTGCCCCTCGCTACGACGACGACGTTCGCAATTCTTTGTGGGTACGCGAATCCTGCTACCCTGGAATGG GAAGACATTACTTCTGGAACATCAGCGACTCCATGGACTGCACACGCTTCTTTCCTGTCTATGTGACTTTCTTCCGGGGAGAGATAGTGTCCTTCGGTTTCCTCCATTCCGCCAACCTACCTGCTTCTGGACGATTCGAAAGAGTAATTAAGGAAAATATTGGA ACATATCTGCACAATCCTCCCAAGTGTCTCCAGAAAGAGATATCTGCTCCTGGGGCTCGTTTCTCATCTCTCCACGTCTATTTCATCAGCAAGCCTTGGGAAGTGACATGCTCTAGCGACTAA